The sequence ATGGCGATGTTTTCCCGCCAATTCGCGGCCATGTTTAATGCAGGCGTACCGATGGTCAGATGCCTCGGCGTGTTGAGCGATCAATGCACCAATCCCAAGCTCAAAAAAGCTTTGATGAAAATTAGTGCTGATGTGAATGAGGGCGTCAGCCTCGCAGAAGCGATGCGTAAACATCCGAACTGCTTTGACAATCTCTATACCTCAATGGTGGACTCTGGAGAAATTGGTGGTGTTCTTGATGAAGTACTCAACCGGGTTGCGAAAATTCTAGAAGATTCGGCTCGACTTCAAAACCAGATCAAGTCAGCATCGGCTTACCCGAAAATGGTGGGTGGTTTAGCCGTCGTGATCTTTATCGCGATGACAACTTTTCTCTTACCAATCTTTGCCAAGATATTCGTGGATCTTGGCCTGGAATTGCCTCTACTTACCCAATTCATGCTGGGCATCAGTAAATTTTTGCGCGGACCGACCCTGCCGGAGGGAGAAAGAAATTTCAACATATTTTTTGGTATCGCTGGCATAATTGGCGCTATCTTTGCCTATAAGCAGTACTACAAAACTCCGGCTGGTTGCCTGCAAATAGATAGCATGATGTTGAAGTTGCCGATCGTCGGAGAGCTGATTAGAACAACGGCGGTGGCTCGCTTTTGCCGTATTTTTGGGATGTTGACCCGCTCTGGGGTGCCGATGCTCACATCGATGGAAATTGTGAGAGATACCGCTGGTAATGTGGTCATTGGTAATGCTATTGAGGCAGCTCGAACAGAAGTGCAAGAGGGCGGTATGATCAGTATTGCTTTGCAAAAAGCGAATGTTTTCCCCACCTTGGCTATTCAAATGATGAGCATTGGTGAAGAAACGGGAGAACTTGACAAAATGCTGCTGAAACTGGCGGATTTTTATGAAGATGAAGTAGAACAAGCGGTGAAAGGTCTTACCAGTATGCTGGAACCGCTAATGATGGTCGGTATCGCCGGAATGGTAGGGATGATTTTGCTCTCGATGTATCTCCCCATGTTCAAAGTGATGGACGGTATCGGCTAAGAATGAAAAATTTTTGGTTCTCTAACACTTAAGGAGATAAATTTAGTTAATCTCTCTGTGGGTTGAGTTTAAAAAAGTGAAACCTTTTTTTCTTTTGACTTTTGAATGAGTGACTTTTGACTTTCCTAGCCCCTTCTTCAGGATAATGTCTGTTAAACCATCTCACTACGAAGCACTACTAGCAGAGTACAGCAACCAGATGGGAGCGATCGCGCTTCTGAAGCAGCACCGTCCCTA comes from Argonema galeatum A003/A1 and encodes:
- a CDS encoding type II secretion system F family protein, with translation MPTYVATVRDSKKTEKVEANSLAEAREKLMKKGLAFQDLKESKGFEMPDFASMFAKITVKEMAMFSRQFAAMFNAGVPMVRCLGVLSDQCTNPKLKKALMKISADVNEGVSLAEAMRKHPNCFDNLYTSMVDSGEIGGVLDEVLNRVAKILEDSARLQNQIKSASAYPKMVGGLAVVIFIAMTTFLLPIFAKIFVDLGLELPLLTQFMLGISKFLRGPTLPEGERNFNIFFGIAGIIGAIFAYKQYYKTPAGCLQIDSMMLKLPIVGELIRTTAVARFCRIFGMLTRSGVPMLTSMEIVRDTAGNVVIGNAIEAARTEVQEGGMISIALQKANVFPTLAIQMMSIGEETGELDKMLLKLADFYEDEVEQAVKGLTSMLEPLMMVGIAGMVGMILLSMYLPMFKVMDGIG